One stretch of Akkermansia massiliensis DNA includes these proteins:
- a CDS encoding alpha-N-acetylglucosaminidase has protein sequence MLSHAFAVGSVLGTVMSPLVCVSAAEMSPVAAAESVVARVTPSAKGAVSFRLNPAMGNKITISGAPGGIRVEASDVRRLVAGYGWYLKNIAKVHFSWNGDRLTLPSPLPAPSTPVTIESPWNTVFAYNYCTLSYTAAFWDWNRWQREIDFLALSGFTHALVTAGLEKTWEDFLIGLGYPREKALRFIPNPAFAAWWNMGNLEGHGGPLTQQQIDRMAQLGRRIVSRMEQLGMTPVLQGYVGFVPADFAENVRMKGLKLIPQGEWVNFKRPWVVDPTCEAFPKLSADWYKALRKVYGISGKMFGGDLFHEGGCKGDINVTRAAQAVQGAMQKASPGSSWVIQAWGGNPSRELLAGTDPKHALVLQLTKDMADGGKNLRTFDGIPWVWCELANFGGNTGLYGGVPLLSRLGSDLAGYRDKGLVGMGTLSEGLETNPLHYALFSDRLWTAEDIPVRDWLRKYARQRYGAAPAAVVRALEILSSSIYNPARSQEGCTESIICARPSWDVRKASTWSSGERYYHLGDIVKAARGYLKAANDQPSLVKEETFRYDLVDVVRQALADAAFYQLQRVRSAFDAGDVPAYRKQVKLFLSLVSDMDALLATDSQFLLGTWQKKALDWGSTRQEKALMDKSAKMLITTWIDQAPRALNDYSNRQWAGLVADFYLPRWKNFFESQLDVLTGKKDRAAAQAAFMDKTVREELAFAGNGKVYSTKSSGDALAVANRVMNAHREMLDALSAEERHSTGTPWDLQQGSPLQFNVTDQVTGPGTYTATFQWKNGPSALKIHSVKLYEGNREVAADNHEGWTGVENKDNSYRLDLKKYRTNLDSYILKAEVSGVSPGDSKGEMTLKKKAR, from the coding sequence ATGCTTTCACATGCTTTTGCAGTCGGTTCGGTTCTGGGAACGGTCATGTCCCCGCTTGTTTGCGTCTCTGCCGCGGAAATGTCTCCCGTAGCGGCCGCTGAAAGCGTGGTGGCTCGTGTGACTCCATCTGCAAAAGGCGCCGTGTCGTTCCGCTTGAATCCGGCCATGGGCAACAAGATTACTATTTCTGGCGCTCCTGGTGGCATCCGGGTGGAAGCATCTGACGTGCGCCGTCTGGTAGCGGGGTACGGATGGTATCTGAAAAATATTGCCAAGGTGCATTTTTCATGGAACGGAGACCGCCTGACGCTTCCCTCACCCCTGCCTGCTCCGTCCACCCCTGTCACGATTGAGTCCCCGTGGAATACCGTTTTTGCGTATAATTACTGCACGCTGTCCTATACGGCGGCTTTCTGGGACTGGAACCGCTGGCAGCGCGAGATTGATTTTCTGGCTCTGAGCGGGTTTACGCACGCGCTGGTGACGGCAGGCCTGGAGAAGACCTGGGAGGATTTCCTCATTGGCTTGGGATATCCCCGTGAAAAGGCTCTCCGCTTCATCCCCAATCCCGCTTTTGCCGCCTGGTGGAATATGGGCAACCTGGAAGGACACGGAGGACCGCTGACCCAGCAGCAGATTGACAGGATGGCGCAGCTGGGGAGGCGCATCGTATCCCGCATGGAGCAGCTGGGCATGACGCCCGTGCTTCAGGGTTATGTGGGGTTTGTGCCTGCGGATTTTGCGGAGAACGTGCGGATGAAGGGCCTGAAGCTTATCCCGCAGGGGGAATGGGTCAATTTCAAAAGGCCATGGGTTGTGGACCCCACTTGCGAGGCTTTTCCGAAGCTGTCCGCGGACTGGTACAAGGCTCTCCGCAAGGTATACGGCATTTCCGGAAAGATGTTCGGCGGGGATTTGTTCCATGAAGGCGGCTGCAAGGGCGACATTAACGTGACGCGCGCGGCACAGGCGGTGCAGGGCGCCATGCAGAAGGCTTCACCGGGTTCTTCCTGGGTGATCCAGGCCTGGGGAGGCAATCCTTCCCGCGAGCTGCTGGCCGGTACGGACCCGAAGCATGCTCTTGTGCTGCAGCTCACCAAGGACATGGCTGACGGTGGGAAGAATTTGAGGACTTTTGACGGCATTCCCTGGGTCTGGTGCGAGCTGGCCAACTTCGGCGGCAATACGGGACTATACGGAGGGGTTCCCCTTCTGTCCCGGCTGGGGAGTGATTTGGCCGGCTACAGGGATAAGGGCCTGGTGGGAATGGGCACCTTGTCCGAAGGGCTGGAAACGAATCCCCTGCATTACGCCCTCTTCAGCGACCGTTTATGGACGGCGGAGGATATTCCCGTCCGGGACTGGCTAAGGAAGTATGCGCGCCAGCGTTACGGCGCCGCTCCGGCAGCGGTTGTGCGGGCTTTGGAAATCCTGTCTTCCTCCATTTACAATCCCGCCCGTTCGCAGGAGGGGTGTACGGAGTCCATTATCTGCGCCCGTCCGTCCTGGGACGTCCGCAAGGCCTCCACGTGGTCCAGCGGAGAGAGGTATTACCATTTGGGCGACATCGTTAAAGCGGCCCGCGGTTATTTGAAGGCGGCCAATGACCAGCCGTCCCTGGTGAAGGAGGAGACCTTCCGCTATGATTTGGTGGATGTCGTCCGCCAGGCGCTCGCGGACGCCGCTTTTTACCAGCTCCAGCGGGTCAGGAGCGCTTTTGACGCCGGAGACGTACCTGCCTACAGGAAGCAGGTGAAGCTTTTCCTGTCCCTGGTTTCGGATATGGACGCCCTCCTGGCGACGGACAGCCAGTTCCTGCTGGGAACCTGGCAGAAGAAGGCGCTGGATTGGGGGAGCACCCGGCAGGAGAAGGCCTTGATGGACAAGTCCGCCAAGATGCTTATTACCACGTGGATTGACCAGGCTCCCCGCGCGCTGAATGATTATTCCAACCGCCAGTGGGCCGGGCTTGTGGCCGATTTTTATCTGCCCCGCTGGAAGAATTTTTTTGAATCCCAGCTGGATGTGCTGACTGGAAAGAAGGACCGTGCCGCCGCCCAGGCCGCCTTCATGGATAAGACGGTCCGGGAGGAATTGGCCTTTGCCGGAAATGGAAAGGTGTATTCCACGAAGTCGTCCGGGGATGCTCTGGCCGTCGCCAACCGCGTGATGAATGCCCACCGGGAAATGCTGGACGCCCTGAGCGCGGAAGAAAGACATTCCACGGGAACTCCGTGGGACCTCCAGCAGGGATCCCCGCTGCAATTTAACGTGACGGACCAGGTAACCGGACCAGGCACGTACACCGCCACCTTCCAGTGGAAGAACGGCCCCAGCGCCCTGAAGATTCATTCCGTCAAGTTGTACGAGGGGAACAGGGAGGTGGCCGCAGATAACCATGAAGGCTGGACCGGCGTGGAGAATAAGGATAATTCCTACAGGCTTGATCTGAAGAAGTACCGCACCAACCTGGATTCCTATATCCTGAAGGCGGAGGTGAGCGGCGTTTCCCCAGGAGATTCCAAGGGGGAAATGACGTTGAAGAAGAAAGCCCGCTGA
- the aroB gene encoding 3-dehydroquinate synthase — MPTISLALGERSYDIHVENGALDRVGEFAYRAGLDGKIAIITDTCVAPLYAERVMKSLESAGFMPSLHVVDAGEASKNMLQAQELCSELVRAGIDRTGCIAALGGGVVGDLAGFVASIYYRGIPFMQIPTTVVAQVDSSVGGKTAVNIPEGKNLAGAFHQPAVVVIDPTTLVTLDRRTLAEGLAEAAKHAAIRDASMLHELKGLGPELSIGFSLNTIAKLPDLIARNVAIKARIVENDELETLDIRALLNFGHTIGHGIEAAVPYGTILHGEAVALGMRAALFLSERKAGLSSSDAKKILCTLQALELPLVLPDDIDTETVLKKTASDKKFRAGTIRFVLLSKAGEAGISKKITREDMAEAIEELRRPLP; from the coding sequence ATGCCTACCATTTCTCTTGCTCTCGGGGAACGTTCCTACGATATCCACGTGGAAAACGGCGCGCTGGACCGCGTGGGTGAGTTTGCCTACCGCGCCGGACTGGACGGCAAGATTGCGATTATTACGGATACCTGCGTAGCCCCGCTTTATGCGGAACGCGTGATGAAGTCCCTGGAGAGCGCTGGGTTCATGCCCAGCCTGCATGTGGTGGATGCCGGAGAAGCGTCCAAGAATATGCTGCAGGCCCAGGAACTGTGTTCCGAGCTGGTACGGGCGGGCATTGACCGCACCGGGTGCATTGCCGCCCTGGGCGGCGGCGTGGTGGGAGACCTGGCCGGCTTCGTAGCTTCCATTTATTACCGCGGCATTCCTTTCATGCAGATTCCTACGACGGTAGTCGCCCAGGTGGACAGTTCCGTAGGGGGCAAGACTGCCGTCAATATTCCGGAAGGGAAAAACCTGGCAGGCGCGTTCCATCAGCCGGCCGTTGTCGTGATCGACCCCACCACACTGGTGACCCTGGACCGCCGCACGCTGGCGGAAGGCCTGGCGGAAGCCGCCAAGCACGCGGCCATCCGGGATGCTTCCATGCTCCATGAATTGAAAGGCCTGGGACCGGAGCTTTCCATCGGCTTTTCCCTGAATACCATCGCCAAACTCCCCGATCTAATTGCCCGGAACGTGGCGATCAAGGCCCGCATCGTGGAGAATGATGAATTGGAAACACTGGATATCCGCGCCCTGCTCAATTTCGGCCATACCATCGGCCACGGCATTGAAGCCGCTGTTCCCTACGGCACCATCCTGCACGGGGAAGCCGTGGCGCTCGGCATGCGCGCCGCCCTGTTCCTGAGCGAACGGAAAGCCGGGTTGAGCTCTTCCGACGCCAAGAAGATTCTTTGCACCCTCCAGGCTCTGGAACTTCCCCTGGTTCTCCCGGATGACATTGATACGGAAACGGTTCTCAAGAAGACAGCGTCCGACAAGAAGTTCCGGGCCGGAACCATCCGCTTCGTTCTGCTTTCCAAGGCGGGGGAAGCAGGCATTTCCAAGAAGATTACGCGGGAAGATATGGCGGAAGCCATTGAAGAATTGCGCCGCCCCCTGCCCTGA
- a CDS encoding Gfo/Idh/MocA family protein produces the protein MPCLNAAEALTDARPLKVGLVGCGGRGLGAMKNALDADPGTVVWALADVFRERIDFGSNLLTEQYGSRVQLDKSRLFDGLDGYKKLLQTDIDVVLLCTPPAFRPEHLAAAIDAGKHIYAEKPVAVDVPGVLSVLESARLAKLKNLVILDGFCWRYDKANEEAHRKLSSGELGRVLSFDGLYYTTPPKSPLALDSRPSSDTDVAWALRNWTAWNWLSGGQFVEQIVHTIDGMVWSMNEQLPLAAFGSGGRAQRRDDGDVWDHYDVYFEYDHNVAAHISCRQWVGCHGEIVDRTVCEKGMLVTPYRPHIQADKRWRFRGERGNMYADTHVAFYRFLRSGTWKQTLESAANKTLVAIMGREAAHTGQRITWEQIKKSATRLVPEDLTMDTPLPPARIPRPGRAA, from the coding sequence ATGCCCTGTCTGAACGCCGCGGAAGCCCTGACGGACGCAAGACCGCTCAAGGTGGGCCTGGTAGGCTGCGGAGGCCGCGGCCTGGGCGCCATGAAGAACGCGCTGGACGCCGACCCCGGAACGGTAGTCTGGGCGCTGGCGGACGTGTTTCGGGAACGGATTGATTTCGGCTCCAATTTGCTGACGGAACAGTACGGCAGCCGCGTCCAGCTGGACAAGAGCCGCCTGTTCGACGGCCTGGACGGTTACAAGAAGCTGCTTCAAACGGATATTGACGTGGTGCTGCTCTGCACGCCTCCCGCCTTCCGTCCGGAGCATCTGGCGGCGGCCATTGACGCCGGCAAGCACATTTATGCGGAGAAGCCCGTGGCGGTGGACGTTCCCGGCGTGCTTTCCGTGCTGGAGTCCGCGCGTCTGGCAAAGCTTAAAAATCTGGTGATTCTGGACGGGTTCTGCTGGCGCTATGACAAGGCGAATGAGGAAGCCCACCGCAAGCTTTCCTCCGGAGAACTGGGACGCGTGCTTTCCTTTGACGGGCTGTATTACACCACGCCCCCCAAATCCCCGCTGGCTCTGGATTCCCGCCCTTCCTCGGATACGGACGTGGCGTGGGCCCTCCGCAACTGGACCGCCTGGAACTGGCTGAGCGGCGGCCAGTTCGTGGAACAGATCGTCCACACGATCGACGGCATGGTATGGTCCATGAACGAGCAGCTTCCGCTGGCGGCCTTCGGCTCCGGAGGACGCGCCCAGCGCCGGGACGACGGCGACGTGTGGGACCATTACGACGTTTATTTCGAGTACGACCACAACGTGGCCGCCCACATTTCATGCAGGCAGTGGGTAGGCTGCCACGGGGAGATCGTGGACCGGACGGTTTGTGAAAAAGGGATGCTGGTCACCCCGTACCGCCCCCATATCCAGGCGGATAAGCGCTGGCGTTTCCGCGGGGAACGGGGCAATATGTACGCGGACACGCACGTGGCCTTTTACCGTTTCCTCCGCTCCGGAACCTGGAAACAAACGCTGGAAAGCGCGGCCAATAAAACGCTGGTCGCCATCATGGGGCGTGAAGCGGCCCATACCGGGCAGCGCATCACCTGGGAACAGATTAAGAAGAGCGCCACGCGGCTGGTGCCTGAAGACCTGACGATGGATACGCCTCTGCCTCCCGCCCGCATTCCGCGGCCGGGCAGAGCGGCCTGA
- a CDS encoding cytochrome c3 family protein → MANIFPPNTNRRFYGGVALIALAAALALGGVYYVNFQIPEYEPVQPVRFSHKLHAGDLKMSCTACHSAAQRSPRAGIPDTKSCLGCHQHILPDSPLIAPLRAAADPQFPGYTGEPVRWVMVNRLSGHAYFNHMAHLNRGIGCTSCHGDVAGMERISAPRDARMQWCLDCHRDPAPHLRPLEETASSHYSAADYLRTHSIRDGEGNRIQTPLQLGDFLKHQWKIQPRMDCTACHH, encoded by the coding sequence ATGGCCAACATCTTTCCACCCAATACCAACAGGCGCTTTTACGGAGGCGTCGCGCTGATTGCGCTCGCCGCCGCGCTGGCGCTGGGTGGGGTGTATTACGTCAATTTCCAGATTCCGGAGTATGAACCCGTGCAGCCGGTGCGTTTTTCCCACAAGCTCCACGCCGGAGACCTGAAGATGAGCTGCACGGCCTGCCACAGCGCCGCCCAGCGCTCTCCCAGGGCCGGCATTCCGGATACGAAGTCCTGCCTGGGCTGCCACCAGCATATTCTCCCGGACAGCCCGCTCATCGCTCCGCTGCGAGCGGCGGCGGACCCCCAATTTCCCGGCTATACGGGGGAACCGGTCCGCTGGGTCATGGTCAACCGCCTGTCCGGCCATGCCTATTTCAACCACATGGCCCACCTGAACCGCGGCATCGGCTGCACTTCCTGCCATGGGGACGTGGCAGGCATGGAACGCATCAGCGCTCCGCGCGATGCCCGCATGCAGTGGTGCCTGGACTGCCACCGCGACCCCGCCCCGCACCTGCGCCCGCTGGAGGAGACGGCCAGCTCCCATTATTCCGCCGCGGATTACCTTCGCACGCATTCCATCCGGGACGGGGAGGGAAACCGCATCCAAACTCCGCTTCAATTGGGAGATTTCCTGAAACACCAGTGGAAGATTCAGCCAAGAATGGACTGCACCGCCTGCCACCATTGA
- a CDS encoding DUF6714 family protein — protein sequence MELDLGIVYSCPPEEAVPHILAYFQQEFSNPFPAPKPVSHEEELLLEQIDSAFDGVILEDGIGLMTTELIDMYAPRETCDAIGPCEERTDWRRITPSMIRACRDALVFTDPKGYRFLLPAWLTLDLRGQLETCDAMDYLPLVPENCGDYESRAILLNDPQLEAVMNYIGYRQKKDGCPFSTDFRCPEDGCSR from the coding sequence ATGGAATTGGACCTCGGCATTGTTTACTCCTGCCCTCCGGAAGAAGCGGTCCCGCATATTCTGGCTTATTTTCAGCAGGAATTTTCCAACCCCTTCCCCGCCCCCAAACCTGTTTCGCATGAAGAAGAACTTCTCCTGGAACAAATAGATTCCGCCTTTGACGGCGTCATTCTGGAAGACGGCATCGGCCTGATGACGACGGAACTCATCGACATGTACGCCCCCAGGGAAACCTGTGACGCCATCGGTCCCTGTGAAGAGCGGACCGACTGGCGCCGCATCACCCCTTCCATGATCCGGGCATGCCGGGACGCCCTGGTTTTTACCGATCCAAAGGGATACCGTTTTCTCCTGCCGGCATGGCTGACGCTGGACCTCCGCGGCCAGCTTGAAACCTGCGACGCCATGGACTACCTTCCCCTCGTTCCGGAAAATTGCGGGGATTATGAATCCAGGGCCATCCTGCTGAACGATCCCCAGCTTGAGGCCGTAATGAATTACATTGGATACCGTCAAAAAAAGGACGGATGCCCTTTTTCCACGGACTTCCGCTGCCCTGAAGATGGGTGCAGCCGGTAA
- a CDS encoding 4Fe-4S dicluster domain-containing protein, whose protein sequence is MTPLPPFHQNEAPQGHPAFLPEEEREMTRRSFMKWMGAGAVLVGVGLPACRRVEKYLVPYNEGPEWSVPGVETAYATCLAMGGSALPVLAACYEGRPVKLLPSLQYPEGPGLPATAQASILDLYDPGRSKHILFNGKPASGDEFRGAFSSWSRNLRDGGHIGILLPATDSPLMHSMLEEIGRKNPGVRIYRYSPVPTPGSGMQAGLPQKARFRVRFARAKRILALDCDFLHENPYGNTRDFIAARSPEGLHYKEENRNRTRLYAVEGRVSLTGAHADHRLPVSPARLAVFLEELFRYLSGKKTSLQTLEPPRQTDRSLTEREFTWLRHCADDLSSHPGESVVLLGDNHPELSASVWKLNLLLGSIGTCVQLLKAPSTPPHGTLEDFIRDIRKKEVDIAFLLDSGNPVLDSGHGSALAEALNGTESIHLGMYEDETSRACRWHLPAAHFLESWGVERDCRGRFCYRQPVILPLYGGISAEEVLSGLLSTKGHLITADNSPTHLSPVYHRARKCFERAVNPENKTAAWTQALQHGYSEETAYPPLSPQEETALGTAMEQAPVAPSGNGGSGLENGLLELQFCPDYSIGDGRWKRNAWMQECPDPVTGVSWAASAQVSPATFRRLGGVDSGPMLCTLTVPGGRMEAILCPIPGVAENLMVLPLGYGGMNHVAERQENSDGYAFRSQVKKTAGCGISPEQAALRALPERTEAVQSPVVQPSPFALQSGASPAPFTPSGAEGVYQWRMAIDTSRCIGCNACVIACRAENNIPVVGRDQMAKGRALDWIRIDRYFTEAGALTAIPVACQQCGKAPCESVCPVNATVHTTEGLNAMVYARCWGTRYCATNCPYKARRFNFFDYAKASGEATRLQRNPNVTVRSRGVMEKCTYCVQMVERAKIRHKSRLMKEHPGQPSTSIHVTEKDLLLPDGAAQTACQLACPMGAITFGNVLDPAAAVSRAKSLPRHRSLLSSLGTDPGTGYLAPAGNPNPAMEA, encoded by the coding sequence TTGACTCCCCTTCCCCCATTTCACCAGAATGAAGCTCCCCAGGGCCACCCCGCTTTTCTTCCGGAAGAAGAGCGGGAAATGACACGGCGCTCCTTCATGAAATGGATGGGCGCGGGCGCAGTCCTGGTGGGGGTGGGGCTTCCGGCCTGCCGCCGTGTGGAAAAATACCTGGTTCCCTATAATGAAGGACCGGAATGGTCCGTGCCCGGCGTGGAAACGGCTTACGCCACCTGCCTGGCCATGGGCGGGAGCGCGCTGCCCGTGCTGGCCGCCTGTTATGAAGGGCGTCCCGTCAAGCTGCTTCCCTCCCTGCAATATCCGGAAGGCCCGGGCTTGCCGGCCACGGCCCAGGCTTCCATTCTGGACCTTTACGACCCAGGCCGCAGCAAGCATATCCTCTTTAACGGCAAGCCGGCTTCCGGGGACGAATTCCGCGGAGCCTTTTCCTCCTGGTCCCGCAACCTGCGGGACGGCGGCCATATCGGCATCCTTCTTCCCGCCACGGATTCTCCCCTGATGCACTCCATGCTGGAGGAAATCGGCAGGAAAAACCCCGGCGTGCGGATTTACCGCTATTCTCCCGTTCCCACGCCGGGCTCCGGCATGCAGGCAGGCTTGCCGCAGAAGGCCCGCTTCCGCGTGCGTTTCGCACGCGCCAAACGCATCCTTGCCCTGGATTGCGATTTCCTTCATGAGAATCCCTACGGCAATACGCGTGATTTCATTGCCGCCCGTTCCCCGGAGGGCCTCCATTACAAGGAAGAAAACCGGAACCGCACGCGCCTTTACGCCGTGGAGGGCCGCGTTTCCCTGACCGGAGCCCATGCCGACCACAGGCTGCCCGTTTCCCCCGCGCGCCTGGCGGTCTTTCTGGAGGAATTGTTCCGCTATCTCTCCGGTAAAAAAACCTCCCTTCAGACGCTAGAGCCTCCCCGGCAGACGGACCGCTCCCTGACGGAAAGGGAATTCACCTGGCTCCGCCACTGCGCGGACGATTTATCCAGCCATCCCGGAGAAAGCGTGGTCCTGCTGGGGGACAATCATCCGGAACTGTCCGCAAGCGTCTGGAAGCTCAACCTCCTTCTCGGCTCTATCGGAACGTGCGTCCAGTTGTTGAAGGCTCCGTCCACGCCGCCCCACGGAACGCTGGAGGATTTCATCCGGGATATCCGGAAGAAAGAGGTGGATATCGCCTTCCTGCTGGATTCGGGAAATCCCGTGCTGGATTCCGGGCACGGCTCCGCACTGGCGGAAGCCCTGAACGGAACGGAGAGCATTCATCTGGGGATGTATGAGGATGAAACCTCACGCGCCTGCCGATGGCATTTGCCGGCGGCCCATTTTCTGGAATCATGGGGAGTGGAACGGGACTGCCGCGGCAGATTCTGCTACCGCCAGCCCGTCATTCTTCCCCTGTACGGGGGCATTTCTGCGGAAGAAGTGCTTTCCGGGCTGCTTTCCACCAAGGGACACCTCATCACGGCGGACAATTCGCCCACGCACCTTTCCCCCGTTTACCACCGGGCGCGCAAATGTTTTGAACGCGCCGTGAATCCGGAAAACAAGACTGCGGCCTGGACACAGGCGCTCCAGCACGGCTATTCGGAAGAAACGGCTTATCCCCCCCTGTCCCCGCAGGAAGAAACAGCCCTCGGAACCGCCATGGAGCAAGCGCCCGTTGCTCCCTCCGGCAACGGCGGAAGCGGATTGGAAAACGGCCTGCTGGAACTGCAATTCTGCCCGGATTATTCCATCGGGGACGGCCGCTGGAAGCGCAACGCCTGGATGCAGGAATGCCCGGACCCCGTAACGGGCGTCAGCTGGGCGGCGTCCGCACAGGTTTCCCCCGCCACCTTCCGGCGGCTGGGAGGCGTGGATTCCGGGCCGATGCTCTGCACTCTGACCGTCCCCGGCGGACGGATGGAAGCCATCCTTTGCCCCATTCCCGGAGTGGCGGAGAATCTGATGGTTCTTCCCCTGGGGTATGGCGGCATGAACCACGTAGCGGAGAGGCAGGAGAATTCCGACGGTTATGCATTCCGCAGTCAGGTGAAAAAAACGGCAGGCTGTGGAATTTCCCCGGAACAGGCCGCCCTGCGCGCCCTTCCGGAACGTACGGAAGCTGTTCAAAGCCCCGTCGTGCAGCCCTCCCCCTTCGCCCTTCAGTCCGGCGCCTCTCCGGCTCCGTTCACGCCGTCCGGCGCGGAGGGCGTGTACCAATGGAGGATGGCGATCGACACGTCCCGCTGCATCGGCTGCAATGCCTGCGTGATCGCCTGCCGGGCGGAAAATAACATTCCCGTGGTGGGCCGTGACCAGATGGCGAAGGGACGCGCGCTGGACTGGATTCGCATTGACCGGTATTTCACGGAGGCAGGGGCACTCACCGCCATTCCCGTGGCCTGCCAGCAGTGCGGCAAGGCCCCGTGCGAGTCCGTGTGCCCCGTGAACGCCACCGTCCATACCACGGAGGGCCTGAACGCCATGGTATATGCCCGGTGCTGGGGTACCCGGTACTGCGCCACCAACTGCCCGTACAAGGCGCGCCGCTTCAACTTTTTTGATTATGCCAAGGCCTCCGGGGAAGCCACGCGCCTCCAGCGCAATCCGAACGTGACCGTCCGCTCCCGCGGCGTCATGGAAAAATGCACCTACTGCGTCCAGATGGTGGAACGCGCCAAAATCAGGCACAAATCCCGCCTGATGAAGGAACACCCGGGCCAGCCCTCCACTTCCATCCACGTGACGGAGAAAGACCTGCTCCTGCCGGACGGCGCGGCGCAAACAGCCTGCCAGCTCGCCTGCCCTATGGGCGCCATCACCTTCGGCAACGTGCTGGACCCCGCCGCCGCCGTCTCCCGCGCCAAATCCCTGCCGCGCCACAGGAGCCTTCTTTCCTCCCTGGGCACGGACCCCGGAACGGGATACCTGGCCCCGGCCGGGAATCCCAACCCCGCCATGGAAGCATGA